In Temnothorax longispinosus isolate EJ_2023e chromosome 2, Tlon_JGU_v1, whole genome shotgun sequence, one DNA window encodes the following:
- the LOC139808865 gene encoding pickpocket protein 28, giving the protein MKRENDREMEDSSEREKKRPTFNLWNDAQILTHLTSNVDRAPDYVRMKIFNAPVMPSRTYNRNSNENYYNTADRASLDYLKTSNDAIPSYSVNTVHLQNPYRPPQRLEGFASRDHTKGIYRSQDFTLRSRYNNLFAKKESPANKNNDQANGKTERSKTGKKHERCTEISELAKQYCSYSTLHGLRYVGDSGLSIVERIFWIISFTTALTVAIYYICYLYQKWNGAPIIISLSPDPISLNEFPFPSVTICNMNKVKKTEAKRIERGLDELDKLLMEDICNSESNVTYEQQTVDWDRMLRFMINVSQPCTDMLYYCLWHGNQTDCERIFNPTMTDEGICCNFNSVTKKHLFYNARDWPDLNITYPSESVDWNAEKGYDASMSADVIPWRPYGAGLIYGLTLALDVDMNEYYCSSTAGAGFKMLLHNPVETPKVADFSFAITPGEETRVIVRPRISTANPAIISIPQRKRKCFFTAERKLRYYRTYTQRNCILECEANFTQQLCDCVQYYMPKSSNTPICGKKDEPCAKRARRAMEVKLYDEDLTSNITKIPSCNCWPGCFEISYRVELSQNKLIPNFQIDKRYMKKDINYFTENMAVVHLFFVDSQFTKYVKNELFGFIEFLSSTGGLLGLFMGFSFLSFMEILYFSTIRVWCRLINRREYRRPTVTHPIDDNKKVIYPFRN; this is encoded by the exons atgaagagagagaatgatCGTGAAATGGAGGATTCTTCGGAGCGAGAGAAGAAAAGGCCGACTTTCAACCTGTGGAACGACGCGCAAATTTTAACGCATCTTACCTCGAATGTCGACCGAGCGCCCGATTACGTCCGCATGAAGATATTCAATGCGCCCGTGATGCCGTCGCGAACCTACAACCGCAATTCCAATGAGAATTATTACAACACCGCCGATAGAGCGTCGCTTGATTATCTAAAGACCAGCAACGACGCCATCCCATCGTACTCCGTTAACACCGTGCACCTGCAGAATCCCTACAGGCCGCCCCAACGATTGGAAGGATTCGCGTCTCGCGATCACACGAAG GGTATTTATCGGTCGCAAGATTTCACCCTGAGATCGAGATACAACAATCTGTTCGCAAAGAAGGAATCACCCGCTAACAAAAACAATGATCAAGCGAACGGAAAAACGGAAAG ATCGAAAACTGGGAAGAAGCATGAAAGATGCACAGAGATCAGTGAGCTTGCCAAGCAGTATTGCTCGTACAGCACTCTTCACGGTTTGCGTTACGTCGGTGACTCAGGATTGTCAATCGTAGAAAG AATATTTTGGATAATCTCGTTCACTACCGCGCTAACAGTGGCcatatattacatttgttaTCTCTATCAGAAATGGAACGGAGCTCCCATCATTATTTCTTTGAGTCCCGACCCGATTTCCCTTAATGAATTTCCGTTTCCCTCTGTAACAATATGCAACATGAATAAAGTGAAAAAGACGGAGGCAAAACGGATCGAGCGTGG gCTCGATGAATTGGATAAACTATTAATGGAAGATATTTGCAATTCGGAAAGCAACGTAACTTACGAGCAACAGACTGTAGACTGGGACAGGATGCTGCGGTTTATGATCAAT GTATCCCAACCGTGCACAGACATGTTATATTACTGCCTTTGGCACGGGAATCAGACCGATTGCGAAAGGATTTTTAATCCTACCATGACCGACGAGGGCATTTGTTGTAATTTCAACTCGGTGACCAAGAAACATCTCTTCTATAACGC ACGCGACTGGCCCGACCTGAATATAACGTATCCATCCGAGAGCGTTGATTGGAATGCTGAAAAGGGATATGATGCGAGTATGTCAGCGGATGTTATACCATGGAGACCTTATGGTGCTGGACTGATTTACGGCTTGACTTTGGCTCTTGATGTTGATATGAATGAGTATTATTGTTCGTCGACTGCCGGCGCGGGCTTTAAA ATGCTGCTCCATAATCCTGTGGAGACACCGAAAGTCGCTGATTTCTCGTTCGCGATCACGCCGGGCGAGGAGACCCGAGTGATCGTACGGCCGCGAATATCGACCGCCAACCCAGCAATAATTTCCATACCGCAAAGGAAGCGGAAGTGCTTCTTCACGGCCGAAAGAAAATTGCGTTATTATCGGACGTACACGCAGAGAAACTGCATTCTGGAGTGCGAGGCGAATTTCACACAGCAGCTCTGCGACTGTGTACAGTACTACATGCCAA AATCATCAAACACGCCAATTTGCGGCAAAAAAGACGAACCATGCGCTAAACGTGCCAGACGAGCTATGGAAGTCAAGCTCTATGACGAGGATTTGACGAGCAACATTACGAAGAT ACCAAGCTGCAATTGCTGGCCAGGCTGCTTCGAGATCAGTTACAGGGTAGAGCTCTCGCAAAACAAACTGATACCGAACTTCCAAATCGACAAACGATATATGAAGAAAGACATAAATTACTTCAc GGAAAACATGGCAGTGGTTCATCTGTTCTTCGTGGACTCCCAATTCACGAAATACGTAAAAAACGAGCTCTTCGGATTCATTGAATTTCTGT CGAGTACGGGAGGCTTGCTGGGTCTTTTCATGGGTTTCAGTTTTTTGTCGTTTATGGAAATACTGTATTTTTCAACTATACGAGTGTGGTGCCGCTTAATCAATCGCCGGGAATATCGGAGACCCACCGTGACACATCCTATAGACGACAACAAAAAAGTGATCTATCCGTTCAGGAATTGA